The proteins below come from a single Candidatus Planktophila dulcis genomic window:
- a CDS encoding Gfo/Idh/MocA family protein — protein MTTFKWGFVGAGMIAKKALYPAISRSNVGEIYAVASRDADRAMTISPTGKIYTDYDSLFADPLVDGVYISLPNAFHLPVAIKAMKAGKHVLCEKPLGMNAAEVQEAIAVSEAAGVLFVEASWNRWHPRTQRIQEVVQSGQLGAIKRIRSCFTYDGLDGGNIRLDPTIGGGILYDLGPYSTVAPLWLLDFPVVSDLAVQSVRHPGGVDETTRVNYTLGNTVCETVTSCNIPETSWLIVEGEKGAARMLGHNVFNSRHAESKLEITVGGKVTIEEFGPVDPYQIMADNFARRAQGGSDWVMPLSESLRFAQLFDAAFAKMGM, from the coding sequence ATGACTACATTTAAATGGGGCTTTGTCGGGGCTGGAATGATTGCCAAGAAGGCGCTCTATCCAGCGATCTCTCGCTCTAATGTGGGCGAGATTTATGCTGTGGCATCGCGGGACGCAGATAGAGCAATGACTATCTCACCAACGGGCAAGATCTATACAGATTACGACTCATTGTTTGCAGACCCTTTGGTAGATGGTGTCTATATCTCACTACCTAATGCTTTTCACTTACCTGTTGCAATCAAGGCTATGAAGGCTGGCAAGCATGTCTTGTGTGAGAAGCCTTTGGGAATGAATGCAGCAGAAGTGCAGGAAGCAATTGCTGTGTCGGAAGCTGCAGGAGTTCTCTTTGTTGAGGCATCATGGAATAGATGGCATCCGCGCACACAACGTATTCAAGAGGTTGTGCAATCAGGGCAGTTAGGTGCGATTAAGAGAATTCGCTCGTGCTTTACCTACGATGGTCTCGATGGCGGCAATATTCGCCTTGATCCAACTATTGGTGGGGGAATCTTGTATGACTTGGGGCCATATTCAACTGTGGCACCTCTGTGGTTATTGGACTTTCCTGTTGTTTCAGATTTAGCTGTGCAATCTGTGCGCCACCCAGGTGGTGTTGATGAGACCACTCGTGTGAATTACACCTTGGGTAATACCGTCTGTGAGACGGTGACGTCATGCAATATCCCTGAGACAAGTTGGCTCATTGTTGAGGGGGAGAAGGGCGCAGCTCGCATGCTGGGCCATAACGTCTTTAACTCACGCCATGCTGAGAGCAAGCTTGAGATTACTGTGGGTGGCAAAGTAACTATTGAAGAGTTTGGGCCAGTTGATCCTTATCAAATCATGGCCGATAACTTTGCGCGCAGAGCGCAAGGTGGTTCTGATTGGGTAATGCCGCTGAGTGAATCTCTGCGCTTTGCTCAGTTATTTGATGCAGCCTTTGCCAAGATGGGAATGTAA
- a CDS encoding DUF4287 domain-containing protein codes for MPKDPSREAHFPAIEKRYGEKMSYWFKVMKEIKNEKYPKQIAHLRENYGFSQAHANALVMFSRGSTSSRRHDTPAEFYKTIDPKQATTMRKIFRTIQSKYPKTELVIAWNQPMLKLGDDYIFGASSSKNHITISPWSTDVLDAFRDKMDHLKLNKKTIVIPSDWKVEEKLILDMVKARIAETK; via the coding sequence GTGCCTAAAGATCCTTCACGCGAAGCCCACTTCCCCGCTATTGAAAAGCGCTATGGGGAGAAGATGTCCTACTGGTTTAAGGTCATGAAAGAGATCAAGAACGAGAAATACCCCAAGCAGATTGCCCACCTGCGTGAGAACTACGGCTTCTCACAAGCCCATGCCAATGCCCTTGTCATGTTCTCACGTGGCTCCACATCATCAAGGCGCCATGACACTCCAGCAGAGTTCTATAAGACAATCGATCCCAAGCAGGCCACCACAATGCGCAAGATCTTTAGAACTATTCAGAGCAAATACCCTAAGACAGAACTTGTTATCGCATGGAACCAGCCGATGCTCAAGCTAGGAGATGATTACATCTTCGGCGCATCATCTTCAAAAAACCACATCACTATCTCTCCATGGAGCACCGATGTCCTTGATGCCTTCCGCGACAAAATGGATCACTTAAAGCTCAATAAGAAGACCATTGTGATTCCCAGTGACTGGAAGGTCGAGGAGAAGCTCATCCTTGACATGGTCAAGGCAAGGATTGCTGAGACTAAGTAG
- a CDS encoding ROK family protein, protein MNQASLAIDVGATKVAVGLIARDGQVLARIDVSSKVDSIQELNASLAAAITSVMATDGVSVVGAGIGSAGPIDNAKGTINPVNIAAWVDFSLVDFVKDVSGLSSVRIIGDASALAYAEFVLGAGRGATNLMGIVVSTGIGGGVVLNGEFHVGRTGNAGYIGHAVVVKDGTLCACGQHGCVEAYASGTNMAKDFGVDKFEDVADAARKGDAKAVAAIEKGAAVLALGLLNAVALMDLDTIVVGGGVMSADDVYWPILVKCFEKEMKSLNFPGNVALKKATLGKDSGLVGAGLVGFISHEKGA, encoded by the coding sequence ATGAATCAAGCATCGCTGGCTATTGATGTCGGGGCAACGAAGGTGGCAGTGGGCCTTATTGCTCGCGATGGGCAGGTGCTTGCCCGCATCGATGTGAGTTCAAAGGTGGACTCCATCCAAGAGCTCAACGCATCCCTTGCTGCAGCAATTACATCAGTGATGGCAACTGATGGTGTTTCTGTAGTGGGTGCTGGTATTGGCTCTGCCGGTCCCATTGATAACGCTAAAGGCACAATCAATCCCGTCAACATTGCTGCCTGGGTTGATTTCTCACTTGTTGATTTTGTCAAAGATGTGTCAGGACTTTCATCGGTGCGCATCATTGGCGATGCAAGTGCACTTGCCTATGCAGAGTTTGTCTTAGGGGCTGGGCGCGGTGCAACGAATCTGATGGGCATCGTTGTCTCAACTGGTATTGGTGGAGGAGTCGTTCTTAATGGCGAATTTCATGTGGGGCGCACAGGCAATGCTGGATATATAGGACATGCAGTTGTTGTGAAGGACGGAACGCTCTGTGCTTGTGGTCAACACGGATGTGTTGAGGCCTATGCAAGTGGAACCAATATGGCGAAAGATTTCGGCGTCGATAAATTTGAAGATGTTGCAGATGCTGCCCGGAAGGGTGATGCAAAGGCAGTTGCTGCAATAGAGAAGGGCGCAGCTGTTCTGGCGCTGGGGCTTTTAAATGCGGTGGCGCTAATGGATCTCGACACCATTGTGGTGGGTGGGGGAGTCATGAGCGCTGATGATGTCTACTGGCCTATTTTGGTGAAGTGCTTTGAGAAAGAGATGAAAAGTTTGAATTTCCCTGGAAATGTGGCGTTAAAGAAGGCAACACTCGGCAAGGATTCAGGACTTGTTGGCGCTGGTTTGGTTGGATTCATCTCACACGAGAAAGGGGCATAA
- a CDS encoding phosphomannose isomerase type II C-terminal cupin domain: MLEYSERPWGSYQVLHSNAFSQVKEINVKAGARLSYQTHEKRAEHWFITQGPAIVTIDGVTKTMQTGESVDIAIGVAHRMAAPESNGVTFIEVQTGTYFGEDDIVRLEDDFGRS; the protein is encoded by the coding sequence GTGTTGGAATATTCCGAACGTCCATGGGGCAGCTATCAAGTCCTTCATAGCAATGCCTTCTCTCAGGTCAAAGAGATCAACGTCAAAGCTGGTGCCCGGCTTTCCTATCAAACACATGAGAAGCGTGCTGAGCACTGGTTTATTACTCAGGGGCCAGCGATTGTCACCATCGATGGCGTCACAAAGACTATGCAGACGGGTGAATCAGTAGATATTGCAATCGGCGTTGCACATCGCATGGCAGCACCTGAATCAAACGGTGTGACATTTATTGAGGTGCAGACCGGCACATACTTTGGCGAAGATGACATCGTGCGCCTTGAGGATGATTTCGGCCGTAGCTAA
- a CDS encoding glycoside hydrolase family 2 protein has translation MKVVRRSVTEGFSLALETPQGHKVFPATVPGSIHTDLIAAGVIGDIRIDGTEAEQEWIRNADSAYSTQIPAQSGGGNYELKFDGLDTLATVSLNGAVKLQTENMHRAFVLDISDSTSGAMDLKVEFKAPLPEALKREKEMGPYPNPYDMPYNYFRKMACSFGWDWGPITVTSGIWKPIWLTQWDEGILDEVGIVTDVVDGVPQLRLRTAGRGSATTVEVVISGHGKEKRVRTTLGSDEVITCEGFELWHPRGFGQATLYLVEVTLLNAAGDAIDEVVKRVGFRHVSLDQSNFGDRQMFAICVNGQRVWAKGVNWIPDDPFPHRVTQEQYADKIADLYSVEVNAIRVWGGGIYESDDFYDVCDELGIIVWQDFLFACAAYPETPEMFTEVKEEAQQAITRLGSHASLVMWCGGNECIEGFQHWGWKEPLAGKAWGLNFYLDTLPAALAAFDGSRPYIPGSPFSTVKEDVKDFSSGTNHIWDVWNETGYQRYEEYSPSFSAEFGYNGPGSWRTLTKAIGKSNLDSRDPDLATHQKAFFGMDKVAKGLVREFSKEFTQGAAWYFAAQLVQARAVEVGLKHFRSQYETCSGSVLWQYNDMWPAISWAVLDSASSRKLSWYAMREAYRPQVLHFSGVERKLILINDASVAWSDVLKVHLVGKNGEVLESSSREVSLESRSQASFAVSELFKTAGISAIDGYLIAELGAIRTARRVLDAPVDEVCAHNVDIQERVVGEQVQVHIDANCFIYELSLLPELVALDRVEVSAERITLLPGESIDITIDCSSAADAKKVASRIEEITWSLNRLMN, from the coding sequence ATGAAGGTTGTTAGGCGCAGCGTTACAGAAGGATTCTCACTCGCCTTAGAAACACCGCAAGGCCACAAGGTTTTTCCGGCAACTGTTCCGGGTTCTATCCACACAGATCTCATTGCTGCAGGTGTAATTGGGGATATCCGCATTGATGGCACAGAAGCTGAACAAGAGTGGATTAGAAATGCAGATTCTGCGTATTCAACCCAGATTCCCGCCCAATCAGGTGGCGGCAACTATGAATTGAAATTCGATGGCCTTGATACCTTGGCAACAGTCTCTCTCAATGGCGCCGTGAAGCTGCAGACTGAAAATATGCATCGCGCATTTGTTCTTGATATTTCGGATAGCACATCTGGTGCAATGGATCTGAAGGTGGAATTTAAGGCACCTCTTCCTGAAGCGCTGAAGCGAGAGAAAGAGATGGGTCCATATCCCAATCCCTATGACATGCCCTATAACTACTTTAGGAAGATGGCATGCAGCTTTGGATGGGATTGGGGTCCGATCACTGTCACAAGCGGAATCTGGAAACCCATCTGGCTCACACAATGGGATGAAGGAATTCTTGATGAAGTAGGAATCGTTACTGATGTGGTCGATGGCGTGCCGCAACTACGACTGCGCACGGCAGGACGTGGAAGTGCAACCACTGTTGAAGTAGTCATTAGTGGCCATGGCAAAGAGAAGAGAGTGAGGACAACTCTCGGTAGCGATGAAGTCATTACCTGTGAGGGCTTTGAGCTCTGGCACCCGCGTGGTTTTGGGCAGGCAACTCTCTATTTAGTTGAAGTAACTCTTCTCAACGCTGCAGGAGATGCCATTGATGAAGTGGTGAAGAGAGTGGGCTTTAGACATGTTTCGTTAGACCAGAGCAACTTCGGTGATCGCCAGATGTTTGCTATCTGTGTCAATGGCCAGCGTGTGTGGGCAAAGGGAGTGAACTGGATTCCTGATGACCCATTCCCACATCGTGTTACTCAAGAACAGTATGCGGACAAGATTGCCGATCTCTACTCCGTTGAAGTAAATGCCATCCGCGTGTGGGGTGGTGGTATTTATGAATCAGATGACTTCTATGACGTGTGTGATGAATTAGGAATTATTGTCTGGCAGGACTTCCTCTTTGCCTGTGCTGCATATCCTGAAACTCCTGAGATGTTTACTGAAGTTAAAGAAGAAGCCCAACAAGCTATTACCCGACTTGGTTCTCATGCAAGCCTTGTGATGTGGTGTGGTGGAAATGAATGTATTGAAGGCTTCCAGCATTGGGGATGGAAAGAACCTCTGGCAGGTAAGGCATGGGGGCTTAACTTCTATCTCGATACCTTGCCTGCAGCCCTTGCCGCCTTTGATGGATCGCGTCCCTATATTCCAGGCTCTCCTTTTTCTACTGTGAAAGAAGATGTGAAAGATTTTTCATCAGGGACTAATCACATCTGGGATGTATGGAATGAGACTGGATATCAGCGCTATGAAGAGTATTCACCATCATTTTCAGCAGAGTTTGGCTATAACGGACCTGGTTCATGGCGCACACTGACTAAGGCAATTGGTAAATCGAATTTAGATTCTCGTGATCCTGATCTTGCAACCCATCAGAAGGCATTCTTTGGCATGGATAAAGTGGCAAAGGGATTGGTCCGTGAATTTAGTAAAGAATTTACCCAAGGCGCTGCTTGGTATTTTGCAGCTCAACTTGTACAGGCGCGTGCTGTGGAGGTGGGTTTAAAGCACTTTAGGTCTCAATATGAGACATGTTCAGGATCTGTGCTCTGGCAATACAACGATATGTGGCCTGCCATTAGTTGGGCTGTTCTTGATTCTGCCTCTTCTCGCAAACTGTCTTGGTATGCGATGCGTGAGGCATATAGGCCGCAGGTTCTGCATTTTTCAGGGGTTGAACGAAAGCTCATTCTGATCAATGATGCAAGCGTTGCATGGAGTGATGTGTTGAAGGTTCACCTTGTGGGTAAGAACGGTGAGGTACTGGAGAGCTCATCTCGAGAAGTTTCACTTGAGTCACGATCACAGGCCAGCTTTGCTGTAAGTGAGCTCTTTAAGACTGCCGGTATCTCTGCAATTGATGGCTATCTCATTGCAGAGCTCGGTGCTATTCGCACAGCGCGACGCGTCTTAGATGCTCCGGTGGATGAAGTCTGTGCGCATAACGTTGATATCCAAGAGCGTGTGGTGGGCGAACAAGTGCAGGTGCATATTGATGCCAACTGCTTTATCTATGAGCTCTCTCTACTGCCTGAGCTAGTAGCACTTGATCGCGTTGAGGTATCGGCAGAGCGCATCACTTTGCTACCAGGTGAATCAATTGATATCACTATCGATTGTTCTTCTGCCGCAGATGCGAAGAAGGTGGCATCACGGATAGAAGAGATTACCTGGAGCCTTAATCGCTTGATGAATTAA
- the lexA gene encoding transcriptional repressor LexA → MAKKEIPSKPELTSRQVSILDFIKTSSESQGYAPSMREIGEAAGLNSPASVKYQLDILEEKGFIRRDADRGRAMEVVLPDSMSGSGAHTDKTRFIPLVGSIAAGVPITADQQVEETLPLPESLVGKGDLFMLTVKGESMINAAICDGDYVVIRQQKDANNGDIVAAMIDGEATVKTFSRKGGHIWLLPANDDFAPIDGDQCEVLGIVTAVLRSL, encoded by the coding sequence ATGGCCAAAAAAGAGATTCCATCCAAGCCTGAGCTGACCTCCCGCCAGGTATCAATCCTTGACTTCATCAAGACATCATCTGAATCCCAGGGCTATGCCCCCTCCATGCGTGAGATCGGTGAGGCGGCAGGGCTGAACTCCCCCGCATCCGTTAAATACCAGCTCGATATCTTGGAGGAGAAGGGCTTTATCCGCCGCGATGCAGATCGTGGCCGCGCCATGGAAGTTGTCCTTCCCGATTCAATGAGCGGCTCTGGCGCCCACACAGATAAGACTCGCTTTATTCCACTTGTTGGCTCCATCGCAGCAGGTGTTCCCATCACTGCAGATCAACAAGTGGAGGAGACACTGCCTCTTCCTGAATCACTAGTTGGCAAGGGCGATCTCTTTATGCTCACGGTAAAGGGTGAGTCAATGATTAATGCCGCTATCTGCGATGGCGATTACGTTGTGATCCGTCAGCAGAAAGATGCTAACAATGGCGACATCGTTGCTGCGATGATCGATGGCGAAGCAACTGTGAAGACATTCTCACGCAAGGGTGGCCATATCTGGTTACTACCTGCCAACGATGACTTTGCGCCTATCGATGGTGATCAGTGTGAAGTACTAGGAATTGTGACAGCGGTTCTGCGCTCGCTTTAA
- a CDS encoding LysM peptidoglycan-binding domain-containing protein — translation MSTMTLSTYGSKVSVNQGFLANPSTITLNRRGRLARTFVVLSLAIVLGSVVSAKAGAGIDAAPQAAGSFITVTVAPGDTVWSLANRLAGSRDVRSLVSEIISVNSLASVDVATGQKLRIPLK, via the coding sequence ATGAGCACAATGACACTATCTACATATGGCTCCAAAGTCAGTGTAAATCAAGGCTTTTTGGCCAATCCGTCTACGATTACCCTTAATCGTCGTGGCCGCCTTGCTCGCACCTTTGTCGTTCTCTCTCTCGCTATCGTCCTAGGTTCAGTAGTCAGCGCTAAAGCTGGGGCTGGCATAGATGCAGCACCTCAGGCGGCTGGATCCTTCATCACCGTGACTGTGGCACCTGGAGATACCGTCTGGTCCCTGGCCAACCGCCTTGCAGGCTCACGGGATGTGCGCTCGCTCGTCTCTGAGATCATCTCGGTCAACTCATTGGCAAGCGTGGATGTAGCCACAGGGCAGAAGCTACGTATCCCGCTGAAGTAA
- the nrdR gene encoding transcriptional regulator NrdR — translation MICPFCRHDDSRVVDSRPVQEGTEIRRRRECPKCGQRFSTQEVALLNIIKRSGATEPFSREKVLVGVRKACQGRPVGEDDLVLLAQRVEETLRGTGQAEIEAQEVGLAILAPLRELDEVAYLRYASVYRNFASLEDFEGEIALLRAMPSSANSLSADSQADEKSDAPSLKVNQPATSNR, via the coding sequence ATGATTTGCCCGTTCTGTAGACACGATGATTCCAGAGTCGTTGACTCTCGCCCGGTCCAAGAAGGCACAGAAATCCGCCGTCGCCGCGAATGCCCCAAGTGCGGACAGCGCTTTTCAACCCAAGAGGTGGCTCTTCTTAACATCATTAAGCGATCTGGGGCTACAGAGCCCTTTAGCCGCGAGAAGGTTCTTGTCGGCGTTCGCAAAGCGTGCCAAGGTCGGCCAGTAGGTGAAGATGATTTAGTTTTACTTGCCCAGCGAGTGGAGGAGACCCTTCGCGGAACTGGACAGGCAGAAATCGAAGCTCAAGAGGTGGGGCTAGCAATTCTTGCGCCACTGCGCGAACTCGATGAGGTGGCTTACCTGCGATATGCATCTGTATACCGTAACTTTGCCTCCCTTGAAGATTTCGAAGGCGAGATCGCGTTACTGCGAGCAATGCCATCGAGCGCTAATTCCCTCAGCGCAGATTCACAAGCAGATGAAAAAAGCGATGCCCCATCGCTGAAAGTTAACCAACCAGCAACGAGCAATCGTTAA
- a CDS encoding vitamin B12-dependent ribonucleotide reductase, giving the protein MSDTVINRPVKIKAHNTIKGKGLTIERIYTTEGVHPYDEVKWERRDVVQANWKTGETVFEQHGVEYPDFWSVNASTIVTTKYFRGAVGAENREWSLKQVIDRVVLTYTKAGKEFGYFATDNDATIFEHELTHMLMHQIFSFNSPVWFNVGTAAPQQVSACFILSVDDTMDSILNWYREEGMIFKGGSGAGLNLSRIRSSKELLKSGGTASGPVSFMRGADASAGTIKSGGATRRAAKMVVLDVDHPDIEEFIETKVNEEDKIRALRDAGFDMDLGGKDIISVQYQNANNSVRLSDKFMKAVENGEQFGLTARSTGEVIDTVDARELFTKIAQAAWACADPGVQFDDTINDWHTTPETGRINASNPCSEYMSLDNSSCNLASLNLMKFLKADGSFDAKTFAKASDLIITAMDISICFADFPTEAIGDTTRAYRQLGIGYANLGALLMASGLAYDSEGGRALAGSITSLLTGTTYKRSAELAGIVGAYAGFAQNAKPHARVMRKHAAASSAAKQETTLDIDVWAEANKAWDACLTIGDKNGWRNAQISVLAPTGTIGLMMDCDTTGIEPDFSLVKFKKLVGGGSMQIVNQTVPQALRKLGYTDETIEAIVEFIATNGHVIDAPGLKPEHYEVFDCALGARSIAPMGHVRMMAACQPFLSGAISKTVNLPEDATVEEVEEVHLEAWRMGIKALAVYRDNCKVGQPLSDGKAKKKDAPVEAAATPVRKRLPKSRPATTTSFSVGGAEGYMTAGAYADGALGEVFLKLGKQGSTLAGVMDAFSIAVSIGLQYGVPLETFVEKFTNLRFEPAGMTDDADIRIAQSMMDYIFRRLALDYLPFEQRSAMGLYTSAERAAALDNGGEYAPVASADTPKAPAAVAAPAAVSKPVAVKIEAAPLAATIGSSSDLLESMGIKSDAPMCMTCGVKMRMSGACFVCEGCGNTSGCS; this is encoded by the coding sequence ATGTCAGATACGGTCATCAACCGGCCAGTAAAGATCAAAGCTCATAACACCATCAAAGGTAAGGGCTTAACGATCGAACGTATTTATACAACTGAGGGAGTTCATCCATACGATGAAGTCAAGTGGGAACGACGCGATGTTGTGCAGGCAAACTGGAAGACCGGTGAGACTGTATTTGAACAACACGGTGTTGAGTACCCAGACTTCTGGTCGGTCAATGCTTCAACAATCGTTACAACCAAGTACTTCCGTGGGGCAGTAGGGGCAGAAAATCGCGAGTGGTCACTGAAGCAAGTTATCGATCGCGTAGTTCTTACATACACAAAAGCTGGAAAAGAATTTGGTTACTTTGCAACAGATAACGATGCAACAATTTTCGAGCACGAGCTCACACATATGCTCATGCACCAGATCTTCTCCTTCAACTCACCAGTGTGGTTCAACGTTGGAACAGCTGCGCCACAGCAGGTAAGTGCATGCTTTATCTTGTCGGTTGATGACACGATGGATAGCATCCTTAACTGGTACCGCGAAGAAGGAATGATCTTTAAGGGCGGCTCTGGAGCAGGTCTTAACCTCTCCCGTATTCGTTCATCAAAGGAATTACTTAAATCAGGTGGAACAGCCTCTGGCCCAGTTTCATTTATGCGCGGTGCTGATGCATCTGCTGGAACAATCAAATCTGGTGGTGCGACCCGTCGCGCTGCAAAGATGGTTGTACTAGATGTTGATCACCCAGATATCGAAGAATTTATCGAGACCAAGGTCAATGAAGAGGACAAGATTCGCGCCCTTCGTGATGCTGGCTTTGATATGGACCTTGGTGGAAAAGACATCATCTCTGTTCAATATCAGAATGCAAATAACTCAGTACGCCTTTCAGATAAGTTCATGAAGGCTGTTGAGAACGGTGAGCAATTTGGTCTCACAGCTCGTTCAACAGGTGAAGTTATTGACACAGTTGATGCACGCGAACTCTTCACAAAGATTGCACAAGCTGCATGGGCTTGCGCAGACCCTGGTGTTCAATTCGATGACACCATCAATGATTGGCACACAACTCCTGAGACAGGTCGCATCAATGCGTCTAACCCTTGCTCTGAGTACATGTCACTTGATAACTCATCATGTAACTTGGCATCACTTAACTTGATGAAGTTCCTCAAAGCAGATGGCTCATTTGATGCAAAGACATTTGCTAAGGCATCAGATTTGATCATCACAGCGATGGATATCTCCATCTGTTTCGCAGATTTCCCAACTGAGGCGATCGGTGACACAACTCGTGCCTACCGTCAGCTCGGAATTGGATATGCAAACCTTGGTGCGCTCCTTATGGCATCAGGTCTTGCCTATGACTCAGAAGGCGGCCGCGCTCTTGCTGGTTCAATCACCTCACTTCTCACCGGAACAACATATAAGCGCTCAGCAGAGCTTGCAGGAATTGTTGGAGCCTACGCAGGCTTTGCACAGAACGCCAAGCCTCATGCACGCGTCATGCGCAAGCATGCTGCTGCTTCCTCTGCTGCAAAGCAAGAGACAACTCTTGATATCGATGTGTGGGCAGAGGCTAATAAGGCATGGGATGCATGTCTGACAATTGGAGATAAGAACGGATGGCGCAATGCGCAGATCTCAGTTCTTGCACCTACTGGAACAATTGGCCTGATGATGGATTGCGATACCACTGGTATCGAACCTGACTTCTCACTCGTTAAGTTTAAGAAGCTTGTCGGTGGCGGATCTATGCAGATCGTGAACCAGACAGTTCCACAGGCTCTTCGTAAGCTTGGATATACAGATGAGACTATTGAGGCGATTGTTGAATTTATCGCTACCAATGGACACGTCATCGATGCACCAGGGCTTAAGCCTGAGCACTATGAAGTATTTGACTGTGCACTCGGTGCACGTTCAATTGCTCCAATGGGCCACGTGCGCATGATGGCTGCATGCCAGCCATTCCTATCAGGTGCTATCTCAAAGACAGTTAACCTTCCTGAGGATGCAACTGTTGAAGAGGTAGAAGAAGTTCACCTTGAAGCATGGCGTATGGGCATCAAGGCACTTGCTGTCTATCGCGATAATTGCAAGGTCGGTCAGCCTCTCTCTGATGGCAAGGCTAAGAAGAAGGATGCACCTGTAGAAGCTGCAGCAACTCCTGTGCGCAAGCGCCTTCCTAAGTCACGTCCTGCAACAACAACATCATTCTCAGTCGGAGGCGCAGAGGGTTATATGACCGCTGGCGCATACGCTGATGGTGCACTCGGTGAGGTATTCCTTAAGCTCGGTAAGCAAGGATCAACTCTTGCTGGCGTGATGGATGCATTCTCAATCGCAGTATCAATCGGTCTTCAATATGGAGTGCCTCTTGAGACATTCGTTGAGAAGTTCACCAACTTGCGCTTTGAACCAGCAGGTATGACAGATGATGCAGATATTCGTATCGCACAGTCAATGATGGATTACATCTTCCGTCGCTTGGCACTTGATTACCTCCCATTCGAACAGCGTTCAGCTATGGGTCTCTACACATCAGCAGAGCGTGCGGCAGCTCTCGATAACGGTGGCGAATATGCACCTGTTGCGAGTGCTGATACCCCAAAAGCACCTGCGGCTGTGGCGGCTCCTGCGGCTGTAAGTAAGCCAGTAGCTGTAAAGATTGAAGCTGCGCCACTTGCAGCAACAATCGGTTCATCATCTGATCTCCTAGAATCAATGGGAATCAAATCTGATGCACCAATGTGTATGACATGTGGCGTGAAGATGCGTATGTCAGGTGCTTGCTTCGTATGCGAAGGTTGTGGAAACACATCTGGTTGCAGCTAA
- the ribD gene encoding bifunctional diaminohydroxyphosphoribosylaminopyrimidine deaminase/5-amino-6-(5-phosphoribosylamino)uracil reductase RibD produces the protein MFIDDAYAHLYTLSLQGLGVSTPNPNVSAAIYGADGSLISDGFHNRKVSVDHAEVIALKKAGSAARGATLVVSLEPCAHTGTTPPCVQAIIDAGIAKVIYAVGDPNPIAAGGAKKLIDAGIAVEHHESKELSYVQRAWLHKERTGHPLMIWKVATTLDSKVAASDGTSQWITGPESREDVQLLRAQSDAILIGTNTALVDNPHLIPRGHTARPVRIISGEQEVPATNKVFDNEARTICVKSKSIPELMKVLSDEGFNQVLVEAGPTLGSALMASGNIDELIIYQAPKLLGAGKEFVSRLGISTLADHLELELLNVKAFGSDIKSHFIVKGR, from the coding sequence ATGTTTATCGATGACGCCTACGCGCATCTATACACACTGAGCCTTCAAGGCCTCGGTGTGAGTACCCCCAACCCAAATGTTTCTGCCGCAATCTATGGCGCAGATGGGTCGTTGATTTCAGATGGTTTTCATAATCGCAAAGTTTCAGTCGATCACGCAGAAGTTATTGCACTGAAAAAAGCTGGCAGCGCAGCGCGTGGGGCAACGTTGGTTGTCTCACTTGAACCATGTGCTCACACAGGAACAACGCCACCATGCGTGCAGGCGATTATTGATGCAGGTATTGCAAAGGTTATTTATGCAGTGGGAGATCCCAACCCGATTGCTGCAGGCGGTGCCAAGAAACTTATCGACGCAGGTATCGCAGTTGAGCATCACGAATCTAAAGAGCTGAGTTATGTGCAGCGCGCATGGCTGCATAAAGAGCGCACAGGTCACCCCTTAATGATCTGGAAAGTTGCCACAACTCTTGATAGCAAGGTGGCCGCAAGTGATGGCACATCCCAGTGGATTACAGGACCTGAATCACGTGAGGATGTTCAACTTCTTCGTGCGCAATCAGATGCCATTCTTATTGGAACAAACACAGCCCTCGTTGATAACCCACATTTGATTCCTCGTGGGCATACAGCTCGTCCTGTGCGCATCATTAGTGGTGAGCAAGAAGTTCCTGCCACCAATAAAGTCTTTGATAATGAAGCTCGCACGATTTGCGTCAAGAGCAAATCTATTCCTGAGCTGATGAAGGTTCTAAGTGATGAAGGCTTTAACCAAGTATTAGTTGAGGCAGGTCCCACACTGGGATCTGCGCTGATGGCATCAGGAAATATCGATGAACTCATCATCTATCAGGCGCCAAAGTTGCTGGGTGCAGGCAAAGAGTTTGTGAGCCGCCTTGGTATCTCAACCCTTGCTGATCATCTTGAGCTTGAACTTCTGAATGTGAAGGCATTTGGTAGCGATATCAAATCTCACTTTATTGTGAAGGGGCGCTAA